The following are encoded together in the Lathyrus oleraceus cultivar Zhongwan6 chromosome 3, CAAS_Psat_ZW6_1.0, whole genome shotgun sequence genome:
- the LOC127130065 gene encoding uncharacterized mitochondrial protein AtMg00300-like, with amino-acid sequence MKGSKEVLSGMKKQSLYTLEAEVVSGSVDAASMKPLSKIEIWHMRLGYVRERDLVELGKQNLLGGDKVEKLKFCEPCVLGKSCRVKFNKGKQRTYESLDYIHADLWGPARCPSHS; translated from the coding sequence atgaaggggtcgaaggaagtcttaAGTGGCATGAAGAAACAAAgcttgtatacccttgaggctgAAGTTGTCAGTGGTTCTGTAGATGCTGCATCCATGAAACCTTTATCGAAGATAGAAATTTGGCACATGAGATTGGGCTATGTCAGAGAAAGGGATTTGGTCGaattggggaaacaaaatctacttggtgGAGACAAAGTCGAAAAGCTAAAGTTTTGTGAACCCTGTGTACTTGGAAAGTCTTGCAGAGTGAAGTTCAATAAAGGAAAACAAAGAACTTATGAATCCCTTGATTACATCCATGCTGATCTTTGGGGGCCTGCGAGGTGTCCATCACATTCATGA